One genomic region from Nilaparvata lugens isolate BPH chromosome 3, ASM1435652v1, whole genome shotgun sequence encodes:
- the LOC120350255 gene encoding uncharacterized protein LOC120350255 — protein sequence MDKQQSDKAAAAATSEEAAVTPTNNTLVESIAHDKEVEVEMASEEWCVVDSSESPPPKRVHFSTACDTPKRGGRGHGIYFADQRRVIAQGRGRQIDVAGVSADSSLQQSSRNSGQQAEASSSSSSLILLDVTNSSQPRIVNATKIDNEVENIDPQQTSSSQR from the exons ATGGACAAGCAACAATCCGATAAAGCAGCGGCTGCAGCAACAAGCGAAGAAGCAGCAGTCACACCAACAAACAACAC CCTGGTTGAGTCGATAGCGCACGAcaaggaggtggaggtggaaaTGGCAAGTGAGGAATGGTGCGTGGTTGACAGCAGCGAATCGCCGCCGCCAAAACGTGTGCACTTTTCCACAGCGTGCGATACGCCAAAACGTGGCGGTCGGGGCCACGGCATTTATTTTGCCGATCAACGACGCGTCATCGCTCAGGGCAGAGGCCGCCAAATTGATGTGGCCGGTGTGAGCGCGGACTCATCATTGCAACAGTCCAGTCGCAATAGTGGTCAGCAAGCGgaagcatcatcatcatcgtcgtcaCTGATTCTGCTAGACGTGACAAACTCATCGCAACCGAGGATCGTGAACGCTACTAAAATCGACAACGAAGTTGAAAACATTGACCCGCAGCAAACAAGCTCTTCACAGCGGTAA